The following nucleotide sequence is from Streptomyces leeuwenhoekii.
ACCGGCAGACGCCGCTGTTCGCCGGTGCGCAGGCGTGGGGCGGCTCGTACGGACAGGACGGCCCCGGGATGAGGACCGAAGTGCGCGAGGCCGTCGTGACGGCCGTCGGGGTGACGATCGCCGGAGCGCTGCTCGGCGTGGCGTGGTGGTGGCTGGCGCCGCGCGTGCCCCTGGTCGGGGAGGCCGTCGACGGGAGCTGGGTCGTCTACCTCAAGGACACCGAGGGCGAGCAGGCCATCGGCGTCGACGGGACGTTCACGCTGCTGGCGCTCGCCTTCGGCGCCCTCAGCGCGGTGCTCGTCTTCCTGCTGCGGCGGCGCGGCGGAGTGCCGCTGGTGGTGGCGCTCGGCGTCGGGGGGCTGCTCGGCTCCCTGCTGGCCTGGCGGACCGGGGTCTGGCTCGGCCCCGGGCAGGACGTGATCGCCCACGCCAAGGAGGTCGGCAAGGGCGTGACGTTCCCGGCGCCGCTCAAGCTCGGGGCGAAGGGGGCGCTGCTGGCCTGGCCGCTGGCGGCGCTGCTGGTCCATCTGGGCCTCACGGCGCTGTTCGGCCCGCGGGACCCGGAACCGTTCCCGCAAGGACCCCACCAGCAGGGCGGCGCCCACCCGCAGGGCCCCTACGAGGGGCCGGGCGACCCGTACGGGAAGCCGCACCGGACCTGAGCCCCCGGGCGGTGCCCCGACGCGTCCCGCTCCCGTTCCGGCGCGGCGCGCCGCCCCCGCTCGCCGGTCGGCGCGCAGGAGCCGCCCGGGCGAGCCGTCACGCCCGCCCGACGGGTGCGAGAACGGCGTCCGTGAGCCGGGCGAGGTCGTCGGGGGCGAGCTCCACCTCCAGGCCGCGGCGGCCGGCGGAGACGCAGATGGTGCCGTGCGCCGCGGCCGAGGAGTCCAGCACCGTCGGGAGCTTCTTGCGCTGGCCGAGCGGGGAGATGCCGCCGCGGACGTAGCCGGTGGTGCGCTCCGCGAGCGCCGGGTCGGCCATCGCCGCGCGTTTGCCGCCCACCGCCGCCGCCAGCGCCTTCAGATCGAGCTGGCCCGCCACCGGGACCACCGCGACCGTCAGGGTCCCGTCGACGTCCGCGACCAGCGTTTTGAACACCCGGTCGGGGGAGACGCCCATCGCCTCCGCCGCCTCCTCGCCGTAGGAGGGATGGGCGGGGTCGTGCTCGTAGGAGTGGACCGTGTGGCGCACCCCCGCCGCGGCGAGCGCCACCGTCGCCGGCGTTCCGCCCGCCCGGCGCCCGCCGCCCTTGCCGGGGCGCGTTTCGCGCACCCCGTCCGGCTGCTGCTTCTTCGCCTTCTTCGCCATCCGGCCTGTTCCCGTGTTCTCGCGTCGGTGGGTCAGTTCAGACTCGTCGGGCCGCGCGTCAGCTCCAACGCCGGCAACGACGGCAGCGTACGGATGATGGCCGTCTCCGCGCGAAGGAGTTTCAGCTCGTCGCGCAGCCGGGACGCGGTGTCCGGGGCCTGGAGCAGCCGCTGCTTGGTGGGCGTGTCCAGCACCATCGCGGCGGCCACCAGATACGAGACCACGCCCGGCTCGTCCGGCAGGTCGGCTCCGGTCGCCAGCGACCGCTCCCGGGCTCCCGCCAGCCGCTTCTGGTACTGGCGGAAGGCCCGCAGCACCCCCTCGGCCAGTGCCCCCGCCTCGTCGCCGGACTCCTCGGTGAGCGGCTCCAGCTCGGCCGTCAGGAAGGGGCCGGAGGCGTCCACCGACAGCAGCCGGACCCGGGTCGTCCCGGTCGCCAGCACCTCGAAGGTGCCGTCGGGGCGCTCCCGGATGGTGGCCGCGTCCGCCACGCAGCCCACTTTGTGGAACGCCTTGGCCGGGTCGGGGCCGAACCCGGCGGCGGCGCCCCGCTCGGGCAGCGCCGTCGGATCGGGCAGGCCGGGCGCGCTCGGCGCCACCTCGTGGCCGTCCCGGATCGCCACGACGGCGAACCGGCGCGGCTCGTCCTCGGACGTCTTCAGCAGCTCGCGCATCATGGCGCGGTACCGCTCCTCGAAGACGCTCAGCGGGAGGACGAGCCCCGGGAACAGGACCGAGTTCAGCGGGAACAGGGGGAGCCGGACGGTGGTCACGACGCAGAAGCCTAATGGTCGGCGGAGCGGACACGGCGGCCGTGCCCGTATCGGGGGCGGCCGGAACCCGCCGGAACCGGTGCGCGGGCCACCGCCGCGCACACGTCGCGGCGCACGTCCAGGAAGCGGCCGAGCGGATCGTCCGCCTCCCGCTCCCAGGGGAAGGAGGTCGCGTACGGGCCGGTCAGCCGCAGTTGCTCCAGGGCGTCCGCCCGGCGCCCGAGGCGCACCAGCACGTACGCCAGCAGGTTGCGCAGCTCCGCGGGCCACGGGTCGGCGGCCGGGTGGGCGGACGAGAGCGCGATCGCGAGATCGGCCGCCGCGTGCAGCCGGGCCGGCTCCACCCCCGGCCCGCCGCCCGCGGCCAGGCACGCGAACGCGGCCCGCAGCGGCAGCGCCCGCACCAGGGCCCCCTCGGGCGCGTCCTGCGCCGCGGTCTCGGCGAAGTCGAGGCAGGCGCGGTGCGCGCCGGGCGAGGTCGCGGCCAGGTACTCCAGCGCCGCGACATGGCTGCCGTAATGGTGCGGGCAGCGGCGCACGGCCTCGCCCCACAGCCGCTCGAACTCGGCGGGCCCGGTGCCCCGGCCCAGCGCGCCGTCCAGCGCGATCCGCCAGGGCACCGGGTCGGGTCCGCCGCGGTCGGCGGCCGCCGTGATCGCCGGGTCCGCCTGGCGCAGCAGCTCGGCGCGGGCCGGCGAGTCCCAGCAGCGGTCCACCGCGAGGCGGGCCCCGACCAGCAGGGCGTCCGGGTCGTGCGGGGCGGCGGCGTACCAGGCGCGCAGCCACTCGGGGCGGGAGCGCGCGATGACCGCCAGCCGGGCCGCGTACCGGTCGCGGTGCTCCCACTCGGCGCTCTCCCGGGTGGCGGCCAGCAGCTCGGCCGCGGGCGCGTACCCGCCGTGCGCCGCCGCGATCAGGGCGGGGGCGAGACGGTCGTCGGGCGCGTCGAGGAGCACCTCGTCCTCGGCGGACGGTCCGGCGGCCAGGCGCGGCGGCTTCCCCCGCATCCGCGCCCCACTCAGGAGCATGCGCAGCAGAGCCATGGTGCCGACCATGAAAGTGCGCAGGTCAGCGGTGCGCCACCACTCTCGCGCAACTCGTGGAAAGTTGTACGGCGGTCGGTCAAGGAAAGGTAAAGAGGTGGGTCTGCCCGTCAGTGCCGCGCCGGCGCCTTCCCGGTCAGTTGCGGTGCAGCAGCCGGGTCGCCCCCGCCGCCACCGTCGTCGCCAGGACCCAGCCCAGCAGGATCATCGCCGCGGCCAGCCACTGCCAGCCGCCGGTGAGCTGCCAGGCGTCGACCTGGCCGAGGTCGATGACCGGCAGCAGCAGGTCGAGCGCGAACAGGGCCGGATCCCAGGCCGGATGCTCACTCCGCTTGACGGGCGGATGGCCCGCGTGGGCGAAGGCGACCGAGCCCGCCGCCCACAGCACCGCCATCCACACCGCGGCCCGGCCCGGCCGGTAGCCGTAGGCGACCGTCCCGTCCTGCACGTACCCCCACAGCTTGAGGGCGAGCGGCAGGCTCTCGCGGCGCCGGCGCTGCTTGGCCAGCAGCACCTCCCGGGCGTCCTCGTCCTCGCCGCCGGCCCGCAGCACCGCCGCGAGCCGTTCGTAGGGCTCCGGGTTGTACTCGGCGGTCGCGGCGGCCACCCAGTCCAGCCGCTCGGCCAGCGGGAACGGGCCGCGCGGCACCAGGTTCTCGTAGCAGAAGCCGCCCATGTGCAGCCGCCCCGGGCCCGGCCAGCTGTCCGCCCGGTCCATCAGGTTGACGATCCGCGCCCCCGACAGCACCACCCGGCCGCGCGCCGGGCGCTCGCCGAGGAAGCGCAGCTCGGGCGTCTGCACCCGGCGCAGCGACAGCTCCTGCTCGTCGGTGAGGGTGAAGCGGGCCCGCTCGAAGTCGAGCGCGTCGCCGAACCGGCCGTCGTCCAGGCGCATCCCGCCCTCGCACTCGAACCGCTGCACCCGGATGCCCTCCACCGGCGTCATCCCGCTGAGCAGCGGGCTGCCGACGTGCGTGACGCCCGCCGGGGTCATGTACAGCGTGCGCTCGACGGACAACTGGGGGGCGTTCAGCGCGAGCCGCGCGCGGGGGTTGCGGAGCCGGGCGCCGCGCAGGCTCAGCGAGACCCCGACGGTGGCGCCGCGCAGGCTCAGTTCGCCGTCCGCCTCCAGCATCTCGGCCTGGAGGTCCTGTCCGACGCTCAGCCCGTCCCCGGCGATCGACCGGCCGCTGCGGTCCCGGTGCACGATCGCCTGGTTGAGCAGCAGATCGGTGCCGATCTGGGCGTCGGTGAGCCGTATGCCGTGCCGGAAGCGGCAGCGCGGCAGATGCAGGTCGCCCTCGGTCTGCACCCGGGCCGCCTCCAGGCGCGGCACCGAGCAGTCCACCAGCCGGACGGTGGTGAAGCGGGCCTCCGGCAGCAGGACCTCCCGCTCGAAGCGGCAGCCCCGCAGCTCGACGTAGGGCACGACCGTGCCGCCCGCGAGGTCCAGCGCGTCGACGACCTGGACGCCGACGAGCTTCAGCGAGGAGACCCGGCCGGCCAGCGCGGGCGGCCCGTCCAGCAGCAGCCAGCACACGATCCGGGCCCGCACGGTCCGCTCGGGGCCCCAGGGATGGGCTCCGTGCGGATCGTCGACCAGCGCGTCCCCGCTGCTCAGGTCGTAGACGCTGCCGTTGCGGAACGCCTGCCACATGCCGGCTTCCGCGGCGGTCAGGTCGTCCGGCAGGTCTCCGGGGCTGAGCCCGGCCGCCTCGGTCACGGTGCTTCCCTTCGTCACCCGCTGTCGCGAGTCTGTTCCCACTACACCTGTCATGCCCGCTGCGTCACCAGTTGAACACTCAACGTGAGAAGGATCTTCCGGGCCGGGCTCCGCGGGCCGGACGGGGGGTGGTGTGCGCCACGTTCGTATCAGTCACTGATACGTGCGGACGGTGCCGGACGCGGGTCTGAGAGAATTGGTTGCGTGATCTCCCGAATCGATCTGCGCGGCGACGCCCTTCCCGAGGGCCCCGCCCTGCGTGACCTGCTGCCCCGAGCCGACTTCGACGTAGCGGCCGCCCTGGAGAAGGTGCGTCCGATCTGCGAGGCCGTGCATCATCGTGGCGACGCGGCGCTGATCGACTTCGCCGAGAAGTTCGACGGCGTCCGGCTGGAATCCGTCCGCGTGCCGCGACAGGCGCTCACCGACGCCCTGGAGCGGCTCGACCCGGCCGTGCGCGCGGCCCTGGAGGAGTCGATCCGCCGCGCCCGCCTCGTCCACCGCGCCCAGCGCCGCGCCACCCACACCACCCAGGTGGTGCCCGGCGGCACGGTCACCGAGAAGTGGGTGCCGGTCGACCGCGTCGGCCTCTACGCCCCCGGCGGCCGGTCCGTCTACCCCTCCTCCGTGATCATGAACGCCGTGCCCGCGCAGGAGGCCGGCGTCGAGTCGATCGCCCTCGCCTCACCGGCCCAGGCCGAGTTCGGCGGCCTGCCGCACCCGACGATCCTCGCCGCGTGCGAGCTGCTCGGCGTGGACGAGGTCTACGCGGCCGGCGGCGCCACCGCCGTCGCGATGTTCGCCCACGGCACCGAGTCCTGCCCGCCCGCCAACATGGTCACCGGCCCCGGCAACATCTGGGTCGCCGCCGCCAAGCGCTACTTCACCGGCCGCATCGGCATCGACGCCGAGGCCGGCCCGACCGAGATCGCCGTCCTCGCCGACGACACCGCCGACCCGGTGCACGTCGCCTCCGACCTGATCAGCCAGGCCGAGCACGACCCGCTGGCCGCGGCCGTCCTGGTCACCGACTCCGTCCGGCTCGCGGACGCGGTGGAGAAGGAGCTGGCCCCCCAGGTCGCCGCGAGCAAGCACGTCGAGGACCGCATCCGCCCGGCCCTGTCCGGCAAGCAGTCCGCGATCGTGCTCGTCGACGGCGTCGAGGAGGGCCTGCGCGTGGTCGACGCCTACGGCGCCGAGCACCTGGAGATCCAGACGGCCGACGCCGCCGCGGTCGCCGACCGCGTCCGCAACGCCGGCGCGATCTTCATCGGACCGTGGGCGCCCGTCTCGCTGGGCGACTACGCGGCCGGCTCCAACCACGTCCTGCCCACCGGCGGCTGCGCCTGCCACTCCTCGGGCCTGTCCGTCCAGTCCTTCCTGCGCGGCATCCACGTCGTGGACTACTCCAGGGACGCGCTGGCCGAGGTCGCGCACCACGTGGTGACGCTGGCGGAGGCGGAGGACCTGCCCGCGCACGGCGCGGCGATCAAGGCCCGGTTCGACTGGAAGGTTCCCGAGGGCAAGTGACCGGCAACACCCCTGCGTCCCCCTGGGACGAGCTTCCCGTCCGTGACGAGCTGCGCGGCAAGTCCCCCTACGGCGCGCCCCAGCTCGACGTCCCGGTACGGCTGAACACCAACGAGAACCCGTACCCGCTGCCCGAGCCGCTGGTCGAGCGGATCGCCGAGCGGGTGCGCGAGGCCGCCCGCGGCCTGAACCGCTACCCCGACCGGGACGCGGTCGAGCTGCGCACCAGGCTGGCCGAGTACCTGACGAAGACCTCCGGCCACCCCCTGGGCCTCGAGAACGTCTGGGCCGCCAACGGCTCCAACGAGGTCATCCAGCAACTGCTGCAGACCTTCGGCGGCCCGAACCGCACCGCGATCGGCTTCGAGCCGTCGTACTCGATGCACGGCCTCATCGCGCGCGGCACCGGCACCGGCTGGCTCTCCGGGCCGCGGAACGAGGACTTCACCATCGACGTGGCCGCCGCCGAGCAGGCGATCGCCGCGCACCGCCCGGACGTCGTCTTCATCACCTCCCCCAACAACCCCACCGGCACCGCGGTCCCGCCCGAGACGGTCCTCGCCCTGTACGAGGCCGCGCAGGCGGCCAAGCCGTCGATGGTGGTCGTGGACGAGGCGTACATCGAGTTCAGCCACGGCGACTCGCTGCTGCCGCTGCTCGACGGGCGCCCGCACCTCGTCGTCTCCCGCACGATGTCGAAGGCGTTCGGCGCCGCGGGCCTGCGCCTGGGCTACCTGGCCGCGCACCCGGCCGTCGTCGACGCCGTCCAGCTCGTCCGGCTGCCCTACCACCTGTCGGCCGTCACCCAGGCGACCGCGCTGGCCGCCCTGGAGCACACCGACACGCTGCTCGGCTACGTCGAGGAGCTGAAGTCCGAACGGGACCGGCTCGTCGCCGAACTGCGCGCGCTCGGCTACGAGGTGACGGAATCGGACGCCAACTTCGTGCAGTTCGGCCGCTTCGCCGACGCCCACGAGGTGTGGCGCAAGATCCTCGACCGGGGCGTCCTGGTCCGGGACAACGGCGTGCCGGGGTGGCTGCGGGTCACCGCCGGAACGCCCCAGGAGAACGACGCGTTCCTCGACGCGGTACGTGACTTGAAGAAGGAGCAGAGCGCATGAGCCGCGTAGGACGCGTGGAACGGACCACCAAGGAGACCTCGGTCGTCGTCGAGATAGACCTCGACGGCACCGGCAGGACCGACATCGCCACCGGCGTCGGCTTCTACGACCACATGCTCGACCAGCTCGGCCGGCACGGTCTGTTCGACCTCACCGTGAAGACCGAGGGCGACCTGCACATCGACTCCCACCACACCATCGAGGACACCGCCCTCGCCCTGGGCGCCGCCTTCAGGCAGGCCCTCGGCGACAAGGTGGGCATCTACCGCTTCGGCAACTGCACGGTCCCGCTGGACGAGTCCCTCGCCCAGGTCACCGTCGACCTCTCCGGCCGCCCGTACCTGGTGCACACCGAGCCCGAGAAGATGGCGCCGATGATCGGCGAGTACGACACCACGATGACCCGGCACATCCTGGAGTCCTTCGTCGCCCAGGCCCAGATCGCGCTGCACGTGCACGTGCCCTACGGGCGCAACGCGCACCACATCGTGGAGTGCCAGTTCAAGGCGCTGGCGCGGGCGCTGCGCTACGCCAGCGAGCGCGACCCCCGGGCCGCGGGCATCCTCCCCTCGACGAAGGGCGCGCTGTGAACGGCACCGCCACGGTCCTGATCGTCGTCGGCCTCTTCCTGGTCGGCGGCATCATCTCCTTCGTCAAGCAGAAGATGCCCACGAGCCTGATCGTGCTGCTCTCCATCGGCGCCGCGATGTGCCTGGTCGCCGGGGTCCTGCGGCTGGAGGTGTGGAATTGAGCACGGTGAGCAACGGTCCCGCGCGGACCGCCGCCAAGAAGGTCGTCGTCTTCGACTACGGCTTCGGCAACGTCCGCTCCGCCGAGCGCGCCCTGGCGCGCGCGGGAGCCGACGTCGAGATCACCCGCGATTTCGACAAGGCGATGAACGCCGACGGCCTGCTGGTGCCCGGCGTCGGCGCCTTCGCCGCCTGCATGCAGGGGCTCAAGGAGGCGCGCGGCGACTGGATCATCGACCGCCGGCTCGCCGGCGGGCGCCCGGTGATGGGCATCTGCGTCGGCATGCAGATCCTCTTCGCCCGCGGCATCGAGCACGGCGTGGAGGCCGAGGGCCTGGAGGAGTGGCCCGGCACGGTCGAGCCGCTCCAGGCCGACGTCGTGCCCCACATGGGCTGGAACACCGTCGACGCGCCGGCCGGCTCCGAGCTGTTCGCCGGGCTGGACGCCGACGCCCGCTTCTACTTCGTGCACTCCTACGCGGTCCACGACTGGACCCTGGAGAGCCACAACCCGGCCCTCGCCGCGCCCAGGGTCACCTGGTCCACGCACGGCAAGCCGTTCGTGGCCGCCGTCGAGAACGGCGCCCTGTGGGCGACGCAGTTCCACCCCGAGAAGTCCGGCGACGCCGGTGCCCAGCTCCTCACCAACTGGATCGGAACCCTGTAGAGACATGGCCAAGCTCGAACTCCTTCCCGCCGTCGACGTCCGCGACGGCCAGGCCGTCCGCCTCGTGCACGGCGAGTCCGGCACCGAGACCTCCTACGGCTCCCCCCTGGACGCCGCGCTGGCCTGGCAGCGGTCCGGCGCCGAGTGGCTCCACCTGGTCGACCTGGACGCCGCCTTCGGCACCGGGAACAACCGCGAGCTGATCGCCGAGGTCGCGGGGGCGATGGACATCAAGGTGGAGCTGTCCGGCGGCATCCGCGACGACGACACGCTCGCCGCCGCCCTGGCCACCGGCTGCACCCGCGTCAACCTCGGCACGGCCGCCCTGGAGTCCCCCGAGTGGGTCGCCCGGGTCATCGCCGAGTACGGCGACAAGATCGCCGTCGGTCTCGACGTCCGCGGCACCACCCTGCGCGGCCGGGGCTGGACCCGCGACGGCGGCGACCTCTACGAGACGCTGGAGCGGCTCGACAAGGAGGGCTGCGCCCGGTACGTCGTCACGGACATCGCCAAGGACGGCACCCTCCAGGGCCCCAACCTGGAGCTGCTGAAGAACGTGTGCGCGGCGACGGACCGCCCGGTCGTCGCCTCCGGTGGCGTGTCCTCCCTGGACGACCTGCGCGCCATCGCCGGCCTCGTCCCGCTGGGTGTCGAGGGCGCCATCGTCGGGAAGGCGCTGTACGCGAAGGCGTTCACCCTGGAAGAGGCCCTGGAGGCTGTGTCGTCATGACGTCCGAAGCCGTGCGGCGTGTGCAGAGCGGAAGTCCCTGGGAAGAGTCCTTCGGTTTCGCACGCGCCGTCGCGGTGGGCGACCGCGTCCTGGTGGCGGGCACGACGTCCTTCAAGGGCAGCGTGCTGTACGGGGAGGGCGACCCGTACGAGCAGGCCAAGGTGGCCTTCACCACCGCGCTGGAGGCGATCGCCGAGTTCGGCCTGGGCGTCGAGTCCGTCGTCCGTACCCGTGTGCATCTCGCGCACTCCCGGGACGTCGACGAGGTGGGCCGGGCCCACAAGGAGCTGTTCGACGCCGTACGCCCCGTCACGACCCTGCTGGTCGTGGAGGGGTTCATCGACCCGCGCGTGCTGGTGTCGGTGGAACTGGAAGCCTTCAGAGGCTAGATACCTTCGTGTGCTGAGGAGCCGTGGATTCATGACCCTGGCGGTCCGAGTCATCCCCTGCCTGGACGTGGACAACGGCCGGGTCGTCAAGGGCGTCAACTTCCAGAACCTGCGCGACGCGGGCGACCCCGTCGAGATGGCCAAGGTGTACGACGCCGAGGGCGCCGACGAGCTGACGTTCCTGGACATCACCGCCTCGTCGGGCAACCGCGAGACCACCTACGACGTGGTGCGCCGCACCGCCGAGCAGGTGTTCATCCCGCTGACGGTGGGCGGCGGCGTGCGCACCGCCGAGGACGTCGACAAGCTGCTGCGGGCGGGCGCCGACAAGGTCGGCGTCAACACCGCGGCCATCGCCCGCCCCGAGCTGATCCGCGAGATCGCCGAACGCTTCGGCCGCCAGGTGCTGGTGCTGTCCGTCGACGCCCGGCGCACCCCGTCGGGCTCGTTCGAGGTCACCACCCACGGCGGCCGGCGCGGCACCGGCATCGACGCCGTCGAGTGGGCCCACCGGGCGGCCGAGCTGGGCGCCGGCGAGATCCTGCTGAACTCGATGGACGCGGACGGCACCAAGGACGGTTACGACCTGGAGATGATCGCCGCCGTCCGCAAGCACGTCACCGTCCCGGTGATCGCCTCCGGCGGCGCCGGCAAGCTCGCCGACTTCCCGCCGGCCGTCGCGGCGGGCGCGGACGCGGTCCTCGCGGCGTCCGTGTTCCACTTCGGCGATCTGCGCATCGGCGAGGTGAAGCAGACGCTGCGGGAGGCCGGCCACGCCGTGCGGTGACGCCGGGCCGGGGCGGAGCCCCGGGGCGTGCGGGAGCGGCCGGGCGGGGACCGGTCCGGCCCGCCCGGCGCGGGCCGGGCGGAGCCGTCCGGCCCGCGGTCAGATCCCGAGCTGCTTGGTCTCCATGAGCCGGGCGATCGCGTCCTTCTCGCCGTCCAGGTCCACCTTGGCCGCGTTCTGCCTGCCGAAGGCGAACAGCAGCAGTTCGGACGGCTCGCCGGTCGCCGTCACCACCGGTGTGCCGCGGTGGGCGACCGCCGTCTGGCCGTTGGGGCGGCGCAGCACCAGGCCCGTCGGGATGCCGCGGCCGACCAGGCGGGCGGTGCGCTCCAGGCGGGACCACAGGGCGTCCTGGAAGACCGGGTCCAGATCGCGGGGCGTCCAGTCCGGCTGGGCGCGGCGGACGTCCTCGGTGTGGACGTAGAACTCGACGGTGTTCGCCGCCTCGTCGACCTGCTT
It contains:
- a CDS encoding AAA family ATPase, with amino-acid sequence MTAPLTPPPPPHDHSSHRRHRQTPLFAGAQAWGGSYGQDGPGMRTEVREAVVTAVGVTIAGALLGVAWWWLAPRVPLVGEAVDGSWVVYLKDTEGEQAIGVDGTFTLLALAFGALSAVLVFLLRRRGGVPLVVALGVGGLLGSLLAWRTGVWLGPGQDVIAHAKEVGKGVTFPAPLKLGAKGALLAWPLAALLVHLGLTALFGPRDPEPFPQGPHQQGGAHPQGPYEGPGDPYGKPHRT
- the ybaK gene encoding Cys-tRNA(Pro) deacylase; this encodes MAKKAKKQQPDGVRETRPGKGGGRRAGGTPATVALAAAGVRHTVHSYEHDPAHPSYGEEAAEAMGVSPDRVFKTLVADVDGTLTVAVVPVAGQLDLKALAAAVGGKRAAMADPALAERTTGYVRGGISPLGQRKKLPTVLDSSAAAHGTICVSAGRRGLEVELAPDDLARLTDAVLAPVGRA
- a CDS encoding LON peptidase substrate-binding domain-containing protein, which gives rise to MTTVRLPLFPLNSVLFPGLVLPLSVFEERYRAMMRELLKTSEDEPRRFAVVAIRDGHEVAPSAPGLPDPTALPERGAAAGFGPDPAKAFHKVGCVADAATIRERPDGTFEVLATGTTRVRLLSVDASGPFLTAELEPLTEESGDEAGALAEGVLRAFRQYQKRLAGARERSLATGADLPDEPGVVSYLVAAAMVLDTPTKQRLLQAPDTASRLRDELKLLRAETAIIRTLPSLPALELTRGPTSLN
- the hisD gene encoding histidinol dehydrogenase, translated to MISRIDLRGDALPEGPALRDLLPRADFDVAAALEKVRPICEAVHHRGDAALIDFAEKFDGVRLESVRVPRQALTDALERLDPAVRAALEESIRRARLVHRAQRRATHTTQVVPGGTVTEKWVPVDRVGLYAPGGRSVYPSSVIMNAVPAQEAGVESIALASPAQAEFGGLPHPTILAACELLGVDEVYAAGGATAVAMFAHGTESCPPANMVTGPGNIWVAAAKRYFTGRIGIDAEAGPTEIAVLADDTADPVHVASDLISQAEHDPLAAAVLVTDSVRLADAVEKELAPQVAASKHVEDRIRPALSGKQSAIVLVDGVEEGLRVVDAYGAEHLEIQTADAAAVADRVRNAGAIFIGPWAPVSLGDYAAGSNHVLPTGGCACHSSGLSVQSFLRGIHVVDYSRDALAEVAHHVVTLAEAEDLPAHGAAIKARFDWKVPEGK
- a CDS encoding histidinol-phosphate transaminase — its product is MTGNTPASPWDELPVRDELRGKSPYGAPQLDVPVRLNTNENPYPLPEPLVERIAERVREAARGLNRYPDRDAVELRTRLAEYLTKTSGHPLGLENVWAANGSNEVIQQLLQTFGGPNRTAIGFEPSYSMHGLIARGTGTGWLSGPRNEDFTIDVAAAEQAIAAHRPDVVFITSPNNPTGTAVPPETVLALYEAAQAAKPSMVVVDEAYIEFSHGDSLLPLLDGRPHLVVSRTMSKAFGAAGLRLGYLAAHPAVVDAVQLVRLPYHLSAVTQATALAALEHTDTLLGYVEELKSERDRLVAELRALGYEVTESDANFVQFGRFADAHEVWRKILDRGVLVRDNGVPGWLRVTAGTPQENDAFLDAVRDLKKEQSA
- the hisB gene encoding imidazoleglycerol-phosphate dehydratase HisB; translation: MSRVGRVERTTKETSVVVEIDLDGTGRTDIATGVGFYDHMLDQLGRHGLFDLTVKTEGDLHIDSHHTIEDTALALGAAFRQALGDKVGIYRFGNCTVPLDESLAQVTVDLSGRPYLVHTEPEKMAPMIGEYDTTMTRHILESFVAQAQIALHVHVPYGRNAHHIVECQFKALARALRYASERDPRAAGILPSTKGAL
- the hisH gene encoding imidazole glycerol phosphate synthase subunit HisH, coding for MSNGPARTAAKKVVVFDYGFGNVRSAERALARAGADVEITRDFDKAMNADGLLVPGVGAFAACMQGLKEARGDWIIDRRLAGGRPVMGICVGMQILFARGIEHGVEAEGLEEWPGTVEPLQADVVPHMGWNTVDAPAGSELFAGLDADARFYFVHSYAVHDWTLESHNPALAAPRVTWSTHGKPFVAAVENGALWATQFHPEKSGDAGAQLLTNWIGTL
- the priA gene encoding bifunctional 1-(5-phosphoribosyl)-5-((5-phosphoribosylamino)methylideneamino)imidazole-4-carboxamide isomerase/phosphoribosylanthranilate isomerase PriA; this encodes MAKLELLPAVDVRDGQAVRLVHGESGTETSYGSPLDAALAWQRSGAEWLHLVDLDAAFGTGNNRELIAEVAGAMDIKVELSGGIRDDDTLAAALATGCTRVNLGTAALESPEWVARVIAEYGDKIAVGLDVRGTTLRGRGWTRDGGDLYETLERLDKEGCARYVVTDIAKDGTLQGPNLELLKNVCAATDRPVVASGGVSSLDDLRAIAGLVPLGVEGAIVGKALYAKAFTLEEALEAVSS
- a CDS encoding RidA family protein; the encoded protein is MTSEAVRRVQSGSPWEESFGFARAVAVGDRVLVAGTTSFKGSVLYGEGDPYEQAKVAFTTALEAIAEFGLGVESVVRTRVHLAHSRDVDEVGRAHKELFDAVRPVTTLLVVEGFIDPRVLVSVELEAFRG
- the hisF gene encoding imidazole glycerol phosphate synthase subunit HisF → MTLAVRVIPCLDVDNGRVVKGVNFQNLRDAGDPVEMAKVYDAEGADELTFLDITASSGNRETTYDVVRRTAEQVFIPLTVGGGVRTAEDVDKLLRAGADKVGVNTAAIARPELIREIAERFGRQVLVLSVDARRTPSGSFEVTTHGGRRGTGIDAVEWAHRAAELGAGEILLNSMDADGTKDGYDLEMIAAVRKHVTVPVIASGGAGKLADFPPAVAAGADAVLAASVFHFGDLRIGEVKQTLREAGHAVR
- a CDS encoding TIGR03085 family metal-binding protein; translated protein: MSTFAKRERLLLADLLETSGPDAPTLCEGWRTRDLAAHVVVRERRPDAAGGTLIRQLATRLDRVMDEYRTKPYEELVQLIRTGPPRFSPFSLKQVDEAANTVEFYVHTEDVRRAQPDWTPRDLDPVFQDALWSRLERTARLVGRGIPTGLVLRRPNGQTAVAHRGTPVVTATGEPSELLLFAFGRQNAAKVDLDGEKDAIARLMETKQLGI